The DNA region CATTGCGCAGCACCAGCGAGGTTCGCTGCTGACGAACACGGACATCGTTGGCGACAAGCTCCAGGGGCTTTTTGTGCTTCAGGGCCTGCACTACCTTGTCCTTGGAAACGGTCTCGCCGACCTCGTTTCTTCGGATGGAATCGAACACGATCGGATTGAGCACGCCAATCCTGATCACCACCCAACGTATCGCCGGTTTCCAATATATCGCTTCAAGAATGCCACGCGCCGCAGAAGGAGTCATTACCTCATAACTGACTCGCTCCACCTTCATTTCGGGGCGTGTGAAGCATGCGTATTCACCCCAAACCAACAATCGTATCCCATGGGCCATTGCTCACCTGCGACGATTACAGGGTTTGCCGAGGGGTCGAACGTCTTTTTGTGCCGCGCGTTCAAGTATTTATTACGCAAAATTTGAAACGATAAAAAAATGAATATAAAAATCAAATCTATAAAATCATACTTATTTACTATATAAATAAATGAATAAATCAAAATAATATTATAACGGTTCAATTTAATGAAAAAAAATTATATTTGTTTTCGATTATAGCACAAACAAAAAAATTAAGACAAGATTATTGTCGCGTCATACATTTAGTGCGCATTTACTGTGAATAAAATTTGTTATCAAAACGACAGCAAAGATTGTCATACAAAGATTTTGAAATAGAATGTATCGTATTTTTAAATAACCAACCTTCAAAATCCAAGACGTCGCGCCCGGCACAGAATTGTGCAGGTAGTCTCGGAAAATCAGGCCGTCACTGTCGGCAGGATTGAAATGCTTGATTTAAGGGAAGTCCCAAGAGAATCGAACGGTCCGAAGTTTTCCGGCAGATCAGGCCCAAGTCGAATGTAAAGTTCGCCGAATGAATGCGTTGAAGCACCTTACATCATATGGATAAAGCGGCAGGACCGAAGCCCTGCTCCTTGCCAGTGAGCAACTCCATAAATGCGGATCTACTGTTCATGGTACATGCCTCCTTATTGGGGTCATAATCCATAAACACTGCACTCCGCATACCACACCGACAACCAGCTCTTTTCATTCATCTCTTTAATGTATTGAAATTTTACCAGGGAACCTACTGTAACAATTATCGACGCGAGAAGCCCGCGATGAATGCAGTCAGGATAAATTGAAACACCAATTCAAAGAATTACATGAATATATGCTGCTGTAAGAAATTCCAACAGACACTGTTGCTTTTAGCCTTAAAGCCCCAGCGAGGGCACTCGGGCATGGGTGCTCCGCCGCGATTTCGTTCATGGAGCGGCTCTTGTAACGGCATGACTCCCTGAAAAGCAGAGCCAGGTTCAACCGGCACCGTCACCGCTTCATTTTCCGGTCGGAAGCGAAGAGGCTTTCGTTCAGAGCTTCGTCACCAGCCTGCGCAAATGTCTTCAGAATATCCCATTCGGCCTTGATACGGGCCCTGATCTGGTCCCAGCCAAGTTCGTCATCATGCCGCCGGATGGAGGGACCGGATCGCAGGTTTTCATACGCCGCGAGCGCCTTGCGCGCGGAAGACGCCATCGAAAAGACATCGGCCGTGGCGCGAGCGGAGGCGACCAAGGCCGCCCTCTCTTCCCGCGAACGCCCATGAACCCACTGTAGCGCAGCGTAGAAGGCCTCCCTTGTCTCCTCCCTGATCACCCGGCCGTTATCCCCGTCCACGACGACTTCCCGGACACCCGGCGCATCAAGGGCCACCACCGGCAGGCCGGACGCCATCGCTTCGGTCAGGACCATGCCCTGGGTTTCGCTTTTCGACGCGAACGCGAACACGTCCATGGCATTGAGCGCATCGGCGAGGGCGTCCTTCTCCAGTACGCCACAGGTATGGAGCCGCCCGCTCATGCCGGCCCCGGCAAAGATATGCTTGATCGCCTCCAGCGAAGGCCCGGCGCCGACCAGCAGAAAAACCGCCGCGCCATGCTCCTTCATGAAGTCCGCAACCGATCGTGCGAGAAATTCCAGGTTCTTTTCGGGGGCCAGGCGGCCCATGTGCCCGACCACAAACGCATCCTCGGGGATATGCTTTTTCATCCTGAAATCCCGACCCTTGCCCTTTGTAAAGCGCTCCACGCTAACCCCTGTGGGCACCACCAATACCGGCGAGGTGACGCCGCGCCGGATCAGCATGTCGCGAATGCTCTGGCTTGGCGCAAAAACCTGATCGGCAAGATTGGCATAGCGAGTGGACAGCTCGATGACGAAACGCTTCATCGCCAGCGAATCGCCCGGCACATAGTGCGTGTACTGCTCGTAAAGCGTGTGATGGGTGAACACCAGCGGCAGGTCGAACTTGCGGGCTATCCGCAGAGCGGTCATGCCGAGCAGGAAGGGATGCTGGGAGTGGATGACATCGGGGCCGAATTCCTCCATCCTGTCGTACAGTCCCCGCGATACCGGCAGCACCACCGAAAAGTCGCTGCCATTGAAATGCTGGATGGCGGGAATACGGAAGACATCGGTTTCATGCTCCGGCGCATTCTCGAATTCCGGCGCCACGACCAGCACGCGGTGCCCCAGTTCCCGGTATGCCTTCGCGAACGCTTCCACCGAGCGCGCCACGCCCCCCACGTGCGGTGTGAAAGTGTTCGTGATGAGCGCGATGTTCATGACGGGTTTTCCTTTGTTGCCACGATCACGGTTGTGGCGCTTCGTTCCAGCGTGACAGGCTCATGGCCTGGGAGACGAACGTCGATGAGCGGCTGCTGATCGCGCCATGCCGTTCGCAAGACGATTTCAACGCTGGTTTCCGAGACTGGATTCAGGGCAATCGACACCGGACCGAAGCTTGTGGGAGCCGGTCCGAACAGCACGGGTCTGCCTTCCTTCAGCCAGCGCCCGGGAATACCCGCACACAGAATCAGACGATCGCCCTCTTCACGCACAAAAGAGTTGCGCACCATTAGGACCCATTCGGCCGCCGCCCAGACATGATGGCCGTCCCCCATGCACCCTCCCCGGGTATGCGGATGAATCGCTTCAGGCCACTGGCCCGTCGACGTCGCCAGCCCGGCCACCGCGTCCATCAGCTCCAGATGCCGGGGGTCATTGGCTCGTAGCAACACCTGAGCCACATGCAGGGTCAGATACGCGTTGAGACCGGAATGGATCATGTCCTGAAAAAAAGCGCCTTCGATGAAACAGGCTTTGAGCAGAAACTCCGCGCAATCGAGCAGCCGGGGATCGTCCGGGGCATGCAGTTGCAGGGGGTAGCCGGAAACGATCGACCCGATGGCGCCGGAATCCAGCCGCCGATACGGCGAAGCCGGCATGCCCGGACGTCCCAGCCGCTGCGCGCAGGAAGCCAGGCTGCGCTCCACCGACCCGGTGAAATCGACGGCGGCGCGCGTGAACTCCGCAGCCATGTCGGCATCGTGGCCATGGACCAGAGCCGCTGCGCAATGCAGTCCGGCAATGCCCCAGAAGTCATCCCAGTAGTAGTAATCGTTGGGACCGAGGTGCTCGGCGCTGAATCCCGCCGGCAGCAAGCCCGCATGTGGGGCGGCGAGTGTGTCGGAAAGACGCTTGCGTATGATCCAGCGCGCGCCGCGTGCAATCACGCTGCGCCAGTCGGCGGTCAGTTTCCTGCCGCTGATTTGCTGGTAGCGATGCAGGATCCACAGCACCTCACCGTTGGAATCCCACTCGCCGTCCTGCGACCGAAAATAGCCGAGCGGAGTCTGGCGCTCCGGAAAGCGCCTGAGCGCGCGTTCGGCACGCGCCTCCAGGCCCACGCACAGCAGGGCATGGATGATGTAGGCGGCATCACGAAACCAGAAACGCCTGTAGGTCGATGGGCCCGGGTACACATCGTCCGGCGAATGCAGAATCAACGAGGTGATCGCCGCGTCATAGAGTTC from Desulfomicrobium apsheronum includes:
- the cas5c gene encoding type I-C CRISPR-associated protein Cas5c translates to MAHGIRLLVWGEYACFTRPEMKVERVSYEVMTPSAARGILEAIYWKPAIRWVVIRIGVLNPIVFDSIRRNEVGETVSKDKVVQALKHKKPLELVANDVRVRQQRTSLVLRNVAYVIEARFELTERAGPDDSFGKHLDCFNRRARTGKCFHRPYLGCREFPAHFELLEGTMPVSKLWDHPSRDLGVMLYDIDFSDDMTPLFYHPRIEGGVIEVARYWKESRQ
- a CDS encoding glycosyltransferase; amino-acid sequence: MNIALITNTFTPHVGGVARSVEAFAKAYRELGHRVLVVAPEFENAPEHETDVFRIPAIQHFNGSDFSVVLPVSRGLYDRMEEFGPDVIHSQHPFLLGMTALRIARKFDLPLVFTHHTLYEQYTHYVPGDSLAMKRFVIELSTRYANLADQVFAPSQSIRDMLIRRGVTSPVLVVPTGVSVERFTKGKGRDFRMKKHIPEDAFVVGHMGRLAPEKNLEFLARSVADFMKEHGAAVFLLVGAGPSLEAIKHIFAGAGMSGRLHTCGVLEKDALADALNAMDVFAFASKSETQGMVLTEAMASGLPVVALDAPGVREVVVDGDNGRVIREETREAFYAALQWVHGRSREERAALVASARATADVFSMASSARKALAAYENLRSGPSIRRHDDELGWDQIRARIKAEWDILKTFAQAGDEALNESLFASDRKMKR